Proteins from a single region of Oncorhynchus keta strain PuntledgeMale-10-30-2019 chromosome 20, Oket_V2, whole genome shotgun sequence:
- the LOC118372220 gene encoding histone acetyltransferase KAT2B isoform X2: MSEGAGVQQGSPAIGAAGSAPAAPGAGGTEGSGATVGSARIAAKKAQLRSSPRPKKLEKLGVYSSCKAEGACKCNGWKSQNPPPTPPRTDQQPNTVNLQEPCRSCSHTLGDHVTHLENVSEEEMNRLLGIVLDVEYLYTCVHKEEDADTKQVYFSLFKLLRKCILQMGKPVVEAQESPPFEKPSIEQGVNNFVQYKFSHLPSKERQTIVELAKMFLNQINYWQLETPSQRRQRAPADDAAGYKVNYTRWLCYCNVPQFCDSLPRYEMTQIFGRTLLGSVFTVMRKQLLEQARQEKDTLPPEKRTLILTHFPKFLSMLEEEVYSHSSPIWSEDFLVGSTGGQIPIHTVISAPPVARPLYYSTSPVSVDPSSCGSVSPARKTASALEPSPGGQKRKPSEPIPHDETKKLRIVGDIPMELINEVMATITDPTSMLGPETSLLSAHSARDEAARLEERRGVIEFHVIGNSLNQKPNKRILMWLVGLQNVFSHQLPRMPKEYITRLVFDPKHKTLSLIKDGRVIGGICFRMFPSQGFTEIVFCAVTSNEQVKGYGTHLMNHLKEYHIKHDILNFLTYADEYAIGYFKKQGFSKDIKVPKAKYLGYIKDYEGATLMGCELNPSIPYTEFSVIIKKQKEIIKKLIERKQAQIRKVYPGLSCFKEGVRQIPIESIPGIQTGWKPVGKGKELKDPDQLYSTLKTILQHVKSHQNAWPFMEPVKKTEAPGYYQVIRFPMDLKTMSERLKSRYYTTRKLFMADMQRIFTNCREYNPPESQYYKCANLLEKVFYTKIKEAGLIEK, from the exons ATGTCCGAGGGCGCAGGTGTTCAGCAGGGCTCCCCGGCCATCGGTGCGGCGGGATCGGCTCCTGCGGCTCCGGGAGCCGGGGGAACGGAGGGTTCGGGCGCCACGGTAGGATCGGCACGAATCGCGGCGAAGAAGGCGCAGCTCCGCTCCTCCCCGCGCCCTAAGAAACTGGAGAAGCTCGGAGTGTATTCCTCTTGCAAG GCTGAGGGGGCCTGTAAGTGTAACGGCTGGAAGAGCCAGAACCCCCCTCCCACGCCTCCCCGTACGGACCAGCAGCCCAACACTGTCAACCTGCAGGAGCCCTGCCGCAGTTGTTCCCACACACTGG GTGACCATGTAACCCACCTAGAGAACGTCTCAGAGGAGGAGATGAACAGGCTTCTGGGTATAGTCCTAGATGTGGAGTACCTGTACACATGTGTTCACAAAGAAGAGGATGCTGACACCAAACAAGTCTACTTCTCCCTATTCAAG CTGTTGAGGAAATGCATCCTACAGATGGGCAAACCTGTGGTGGAGGCGCAGGAAAGTCCTCCCTTTGAGAAACCCAGCATCGAACAG GGGGTGAATAACTTTGTCCAGTACAAGTTCAGCCATCTTCCCTCCAAGGAGCGTCAGACCATTGTGGAGCTGGCCAAGATGTTCCTCAACCAGATCAACTACTGGCAGCTGGAGACGCCCTCACAGAGACGACAGCGGGCGCCTGCTGATGATGCTGCCGGATACAAAGTCAACTACACCAG ATGGCTGTGCTACTGCAATGTCCCCCAGTTCTGTGACAGTCTACCGCGGTACGAAATGACCCAGATCTTCGGTCGGACCCTGCTGGGCTCAGTCTTCACTGTGATGAGGAAACAGCTGCTAGAGCAGGCCAGGCAGGAGAAGGATACGTTACCCCCGGAGAAACGCACTCTCATCCTTACACACTTCCCCAA ATTCCTGTCCATGTTGGAGGAGGAAGTGTACAGTCACAGCTCTCCCATCTGGAGCGAAGACTTCCTGGTTGGATCCACAGGAGGACAGATCCCCATCCATACAG TGATCAGTGCGCCCCCGGTGGCCAGGCCTCTGTACTACAGCACCAGCCCAGTATCAGTGGACCCATCTAGCTGTGGCAGTGTCAGTCCTGCCAGGAAGACAGCCTCTGCTCTGGAACCCAGCCCAG GTGGGCAGAAGCGGAAGCCATCGGAGCCCATCCCCCATGATGAGACTAAGAAGCTCAGGATCGTCGGCGACATCCCCATGGAACTCATCAACGAAGTCATGGCAACCATTACTGACCCGACCTCCATGCTGGGACCAGAG ACCAGCCTGCTGTCGGCCCACTCAGCCCGTGATGAGGCGGCAcgcctggaggagaggaggggggtgataGAGTTCCACGTCATCGGGAACTCCCTCAACCAGAAGCCCAACAAAAGGATCCTGATGTGGTTGGTGGGCCTCCAGAACGTCTTCTCCCACCAGCTGCCTCGCATGCCCAAAGAATACATCACACGCCTCGTCTTCGACCC GAAGCACAAGACGCTGTCGCTGATCAAAGATGGCCGTGTGATTGGAGGAATCTGTTTTCGGATGTTTCCCTCACAGGGTTTCACAGAGATTGTGTTCTGTGCCGTCACCTCCAACGAGCAGGTCAAG GGGTATGGCACTCACCTGATGAACCACCTGAAAGAATATCACATCAAGCACGACATCCTTAACTTCCTCACCTACGCAGACGAGTACGCCATTGGCTACTTCAAAAAGCAG GGCTTCTCTAAAGACATCAAGGTTCCCAAGGCCAAGTATCTGGGCTACATCAAAGATTATGAGGGAGCGACGCTGATGGGCTGTGAGCTCAACCCCAGCATCCCTTACACCGAGTTCTCCGTCATCATCAAGAAACAGaaggag atcATAAAGAAACTGATAGAAAGGAAGCAGGCTCAGATCAGAAAGGTCTACCCAGGACTTTCCTGTTTTAAGGAAGGAGTTCGGCAGATTCCCATTGAGAGCATTCCTGGAATAC AAACTGGATGGAAACCGGTGGGAAAAGG GAAGGAGCTGAAGGATCCAGATCAGCTGTACAGCACACTGAAGACCATCTTACAACATGTTAAG aGTCACCAGAATGCCTGGCCGTTCATGGAACCAGTGAAGAAGACTGAGGCTCCTGGTTACTACCAAGTCATCCGCTTCCCCATGG ACCTGAAGACGATGTCTGAGCGTCTGAAGAGCAGGTACTACACCACGCGGAAGCTCTTCATGGCCGACATGCAGCGCATCTTCACCAACTGTCGAGAGTACAACCCTCCAGAGAGCCAGTACTACAAGTGTGCCAACCTGCTAGAGAAGGTCTTCTACACTAAGATCAAGGAGGCGGGCCTCATTGAGAAGTGA
- the LOC118372220 gene encoding histone acetyltransferase KAT2B isoform X1 produces MSEGAGVQQGSPAIGAAGSAPAAPGAGGTEGSGATVGSARIAAKKAQLRSSPRPKKLEKLGVYSSCKAEGACKCNGWKSQNPPPTPPRTDQQPNTVNLQEPCRSCSHTLGDHVTHLENVSEEEMNRLLGIVLDVEYLYTCVHKEEDADTKQVYFSLFKLLRKCILQMGKPVVEAQESPPFEKPSIEQGVNNFVQYKFSHLPSKERQTIVELAKMFLNQINYWQLETPSQRRQRAPADDAAGYKVNYTRWLCYCNVPQFCDSLPRYEMTQIFGRTLLGSVFTVMRKQLLEQARQEKDTLPPEKRTLILTHFPKFLSMLEEEVYSHSSPIWSEDFLVGSTGGQIPIHTVISAPPVARPLYYSTSPVSVDPSSCGSVSPARKTASALEPSPGGQKRKPSEPIPHDETKKLRIVGDIPMELINEVMATITDPTSMLGPETSLLSAHSARDEAARLEERRGVIEFHVIGNSLNQKPNKRILMWLVGLQNVFSHQLPRMPKEYITRLVFDPKHKTLSLIKDGRVIGGICFRMFPSQGFTEIVFCAVTSNEQVKGYGTHLMNHLKEYHIKHDILNFLTYADEYAIGYFKKQGFSKDIKVPKAKYLGYIKDYEGATLMGCELNPSIPYTEFSVIIKKQKEIIKKLIERKQAQIRKVYPGLSCFKEGVRQIPIESIPGIRETGWKPVGKGKELKDPDQLYSTLKTILQHVKSHQNAWPFMEPVKKTEAPGYYQVIRFPMDLKTMSERLKSRYYTTRKLFMADMQRIFTNCREYNPPESQYYKCANLLEKVFYTKIKEAGLIEK; encoded by the exons ATGTCCGAGGGCGCAGGTGTTCAGCAGGGCTCCCCGGCCATCGGTGCGGCGGGATCGGCTCCTGCGGCTCCGGGAGCCGGGGGAACGGAGGGTTCGGGCGCCACGGTAGGATCGGCACGAATCGCGGCGAAGAAGGCGCAGCTCCGCTCCTCCCCGCGCCCTAAGAAACTGGAGAAGCTCGGAGTGTATTCCTCTTGCAAG GCTGAGGGGGCCTGTAAGTGTAACGGCTGGAAGAGCCAGAACCCCCCTCCCACGCCTCCCCGTACGGACCAGCAGCCCAACACTGTCAACCTGCAGGAGCCCTGCCGCAGTTGTTCCCACACACTGG GTGACCATGTAACCCACCTAGAGAACGTCTCAGAGGAGGAGATGAACAGGCTTCTGGGTATAGTCCTAGATGTGGAGTACCTGTACACATGTGTTCACAAAGAAGAGGATGCTGACACCAAACAAGTCTACTTCTCCCTATTCAAG CTGTTGAGGAAATGCATCCTACAGATGGGCAAACCTGTGGTGGAGGCGCAGGAAAGTCCTCCCTTTGAGAAACCCAGCATCGAACAG GGGGTGAATAACTTTGTCCAGTACAAGTTCAGCCATCTTCCCTCCAAGGAGCGTCAGACCATTGTGGAGCTGGCCAAGATGTTCCTCAACCAGATCAACTACTGGCAGCTGGAGACGCCCTCACAGAGACGACAGCGGGCGCCTGCTGATGATGCTGCCGGATACAAAGTCAACTACACCAG ATGGCTGTGCTACTGCAATGTCCCCCAGTTCTGTGACAGTCTACCGCGGTACGAAATGACCCAGATCTTCGGTCGGACCCTGCTGGGCTCAGTCTTCACTGTGATGAGGAAACAGCTGCTAGAGCAGGCCAGGCAGGAGAAGGATACGTTACCCCCGGAGAAACGCACTCTCATCCTTACACACTTCCCCAA ATTCCTGTCCATGTTGGAGGAGGAAGTGTACAGTCACAGCTCTCCCATCTGGAGCGAAGACTTCCTGGTTGGATCCACAGGAGGACAGATCCCCATCCATACAG TGATCAGTGCGCCCCCGGTGGCCAGGCCTCTGTACTACAGCACCAGCCCAGTATCAGTGGACCCATCTAGCTGTGGCAGTGTCAGTCCTGCCAGGAAGACAGCCTCTGCTCTGGAACCCAGCCCAG GTGGGCAGAAGCGGAAGCCATCGGAGCCCATCCCCCATGATGAGACTAAGAAGCTCAGGATCGTCGGCGACATCCCCATGGAACTCATCAACGAAGTCATGGCAACCATTACTGACCCGACCTCCATGCTGGGACCAGAG ACCAGCCTGCTGTCGGCCCACTCAGCCCGTGATGAGGCGGCAcgcctggaggagaggaggggggtgataGAGTTCCACGTCATCGGGAACTCCCTCAACCAGAAGCCCAACAAAAGGATCCTGATGTGGTTGGTGGGCCTCCAGAACGTCTTCTCCCACCAGCTGCCTCGCATGCCCAAAGAATACATCACACGCCTCGTCTTCGACCC GAAGCACAAGACGCTGTCGCTGATCAAAGATGGCCGTGTGATTGGAGGAATCTGTTTTCGGATGTTTCCCTCACAGGGTTTCACAGAGATTGTGTTCTGTGCCGTCACCTCCAACGAGCAGGTCAAG GGGTATGGCACTCACCTGATGAACCACCTGAAAGAATATCACATCAAGCACGACATCCTTAACTTCCTCACCTACGCAGACGAGTACGCCATTGGCTACTTCAAAAAGCAG GGCTTCTCTAAAGACATCAAGGTTCCCAAGGCCAAGTATCTGGGCTACATCAAAGATTATGAGGGAGCGACGCTGATGGGCTGTGAGCTCAACCCCAGCATCCCTTACACCGAGTTCTCCGTCATCATCAAGAAACAGaaggag atcATAAAGAAACTGATAGAAAGGAAGCAGGCTCAGATCAGAAAGGTCTACCCAGGACTTTCCTGTTTTAAGGAAGGAGTTCGGCAGATTCCCATTGAGAGCATTCCTGGAATAC GAGAAACTGGATGGAAACCGGTGGGAAAAGG GAAGGAGCTGAAGGATCCAGATCAGCTGTACAGCACACTGAAGACCATCTTACAACATGTTAAG aGTCACCAGAATGCCTGGCCGTTCATGGAACCAGTGAAGAAGACTGAGGCTCCTGGTTACTACCAAGTCATCCGCTTCCCCATGG ACCTGAAGACGATGTCTGAGCGTCTGAAGAGCAGGTACTACACCACGCGGAAGCTCTTCATGGCCGACATGCAGCGCATCTTCACCAACTGTCGAGAGTACAACCCTCCAGAGAGCCAGTACTACAAGTGTGCCAACCTGCTAGAGAAGGTCTTCTACACTAAGATCAAGGAGGCGGGCCTCATTGAGAAGTGA